In the Callospermophilus lateralis isolate mCalLat2 chromosome 7, mCalLat2.hap1, whole genome shotgun sequence genome, AGGTCAGGCCCCCTGCCCCCTCGCCTGAGCTGGCTCCCTGCTATGGTGGCCAGAAATACAGGTGTCTGAGCAGAAGTGTCCGTGTGAAGCAAGGTCACTGGGCCACACATGGTGACCCACCTCCTGTGACTCCTGGTCATGGTCCTTCTTAGTGGCCGGCAGTACTGAGCAGGTGTCCTGGGTGCCAGAAGATGCTTGCTTTCATTTTTGCCTTTGCTTTGACCCTGGATAGGTGGGTTGGGAGGGGCACCAAGGCCTCCTCAACACCCGCCCGTGCTGAGAGTGTGTCAGCACAGGTACGCAAGGTGGTGACTTCTCATCAGGGAAACAGTAGCTAGTGAGGCTGCcttggggaagaggagagggctTGGTGGCCCCCAGGGCCCTGGAGCACCACCACAGGCCCCTGACGTTAGTGCCATCGTAGGAAAGATACTGTCTGACAGATCCAGCAGGCCCGTTGCTGGCCCCCTGGTCCTTCCTCCAGTGAGAGCCTGCTATGTGCTGCAGAGCGTGGCCCCCACCCCTTGGAGGAGGGCAGCAGCACATGGCAGGAGGGCTGTGCTCTCCCCAGGTGTCATCTGCGGGAGGGGTGCTTTGTGTAGGAGACGCCCGGTGGCCCTGGCTCATGCTGCCCTTGTTTCACATTCACATACTAGGTAGTTCCAAAGAAAAGAGAACAGAGTACTTCTGGTCCTGGGTCACTTACACATAGGCATGCACCTACATGCACCAGCCTCCTGAGGATGTTTGTGGGGTCTTCTGTGTACCTGCCCTGTGCACGGAGTGATGTGGGTGTGGACGAGACCTCAGGCCAGTGTGGCTGCTCAGCCCTTGCTCTGTGCTTCCCCCCAGGGCTGCCGGAGTGTGGAAGAGTTCCAGTGTCTCAATAGGATTGAAGAAGGTACCTATGGTGTGGTCTACAGAGCCAAGGACAAGAAAACAGGTGGGGAGAGTCCTAAGTGTACCCAGTGGGGCCAGCAGGGCCTGGGTAGCCAGTTCCTAGCCCATTCTAGCACAGACAGGGGTCCCTCCTGAGGTCCAATCAGTGGTGCAGACACCACTTTCAATGGAGGCCCTCTCTGGGAGGGAGGGGTGTTGAGCGGCCTACATCAGCAGAGGCCTGGGCAGCTGGTTCTGTACCCTCTGGCCTCAACCGTGTCCACATAGCTTCAGCCCATGTTTGCTGAATGAGGGTTCATCTCTGCATGGCCCCAGGATCTTTGGATTAGATCTTACCCTCTCCCTATCCCTGTGCCTTGCAAACACCAggtcttatcttttttttttttttttttttagagagagagagaattttaatattttattttttagttttcggcagacacaacatctttatttgtacgtggtctgaggatcgaacccgggccgcatgcatgccaggcgagcgccctaccgcttgagccacatccccagcccaccagaTCTTATCTTTAGCCCCTTGGTGCCGCTAGAAACCAGAAGTCAGCCTGacttggctcactgctggctgtgACAGCAGGCAGCACACTCTTATTGATTTTGCAGTCCTAGGTATTTACTTCAGGTCATCTTGCATGCTAAGCAATTGCTGCAACACCAaaatacatccccagtccttttcatttgattttatttgattgtatttatttattttgatatttctattagttgttgatggacctttatttatttaaaagtggtgctgagaatcaaacccagtgcctcacacatgctaggcaagcgctctaccactgaatcacaatctcagccccttattttattttttaaaaatatatatttagggctggggatgtggctaaagtggtagcacgctcgcctggcatgcgtgtggcctgggttcgatcctcagcaccacgtacaaagatgttgtgtctgccgagaactaaaaataaatattaaaagattctctctctctctctctcttaaaaaaaaaaaaaaaaaagaatttaaaatatatatatatatttagctgTAGAGGGACAGgataccttcatttatttatttttatgtggtgctgaggatcaaacctagtgcctcacatgggaGACGAGCTCTCTAccccagagccacaaccccagcccctcctttttattttttgagatggagtcttgctaagttgctgaggctggccttgaacttgaacctAAGATCCTCAgatcttcctgccccagccttccAAGGAGCTGGGATCACAGCCGGAACAGGAGCACCTTAAGCCTGAGTAAACACATGGGAGATGTTTAACCTATTTGTGTGTTTTCTTAGCCTGTCTATCCGTGGCTTTATTTTCAGATGAAATTGTGGCTCTGAAGCGGTTGAAGatggagaaggaaaaggagggcTTCCCAATCACATCTCTGAGGGAGATCAACACCATCCTCAAAGCCCAGCACCCCAACATCGTCACTGTGAGGGTGAGGTTGGCCCCCATCCTTGGCACACCCTCTCTGGGCAGGAGGCCTGGGAGAGCCAGTGGCCACAAGGGTGGGCTGGAGGACATGCCAGTACTCAAAGACACCCATCCCCCAGGAGATCGTGGTGGGCAGCAACATGGACAAGATCTATATTGTCATGAACTATGTGGAGCATGACCTCAAGAGCCTTATGGAGACCATGAAGCAACCGTTCCTGCCAGGTAGCACCTGCCAGGTGACACCATGGGCACAGAGGAGGGCGCCTGCTTGCTCACCTGAGCTGTAGTGCAGACACGCTGCCCACTGCCACATCACAGGAACTGTCAGAGCAAAGGCAGGAGCAGTGTCCTTACAGTGACCATGGTGACACTCTGTGGTGTGCAGTGACCAGTAGGCACAAGGGCCACCCTGGGCTGGAAGCATTCTCAGATAACCTTCTCCCAGAAGTCTCTGGTTGCTACTGAGGGCATAGATAACCCTTGAGGGCCCTAGGCCTCTGGGAGGCTCACTGTGGGTGGGCCGTGTGTGTGACCCTGTCACTTGCCAGGGGAGGTAAAGACCCTGATGATCCAGCTGCTGCGTGGGGTGAAGCACTTGCATGACAACTGGATCCTGCACCGGGACCTCAAGACGTCCAACCTGCTACTGAGCCACGCCGGCATCCTCAAGGTGGGCCCCGCCAGCCTCTCCCAGGGGTCCTGTCCCCGCCACGCCTGACAGCTTGCCCTCTGTTTCTTCAGGTGGGTGACTTTGGGCTGGCTCGGGAGTATGGGTCACCCCTGAAAGCCTACACCCCGGTCGTGGTGACCCTGTGGTACCGGGCCCCAGAGCTGCTGCTTGGCGCCAAGGTGAGTATCAGTTCTGAGACCCTTATTTGCCTCAAGGTGGACTTCAGGGACACTGGCCCAGGGGCCTGAACCGTGTCCTCTGGACTCCTAGGAATACTCCACAGCTGTCGACATGTGGTCAGTGGGCTGCATCTTCGGAGAGCTGCTAACACAGAAGCCCCTGTTCCCTGGGAAGTCGGAAATTGATCAGATCAACAAGGTGTTTAAGGTGGGTATGGGGACCACGCCATGCTGTGGATGTTGGCCCTGCTGGTCAACTGGCACCGTGAGGAGCAGCAGCAGGGTGTGTGCAGGATGGGTTTGGGCTGCAGGCCCGAGGCCACAGTATGGCCTCTCAATGACCTGTCCTCACTGAGAACCGTGACTCAGGTATCAGTGCCATAGGCCAGTGGGCAGGATCTTTcctggcagggcagggcagggcagggcagttcAGCTCAGgcatgcctgtcttccaggacctGGGGACACCTAGTGAGAAGATCTGGCCTGGCTACAATGACCTCCCGGCTGTCAAGAAGATGACCTTCAGCGAACATCCCTACAACAACCTTCGCAAGCGCTTTGGGGCCTTGCTCTCAGACCAGGGCTTCGACCTCATGAACAAGTGAGTCCCAGAGATGACTGGTCTGAAGCTTTAGGAGCACCAGCCCTGAGCTGCTCACACCCTGATCCTGCACACCCAGGCCTTCAGGGTACACTGGAGGCTTTGAGGTGGCAGATCCCCCCTTGGCCTCCCACCCCTGCCTGCCCACAGCACCCACCTGGTCAACACAGGCTGGGCTCTGGGCCCTGAGGCAACCATGCACACCCGCATCCCCTCCCACATGGTGCCCAGTGCCCCAAAGCTGTTTCTTCCAGGTTCTTGACCTACTTTCCCGGGAGGAGGATCAATGCCGAAGATGGCCTCAAGCACGAATATTTCCGCGAGACCCCTCTCCCCATTGACCCCTCAATGTTCCCCACGTGGCCTGCCAAGAGCGAGCAGCAGAGGGTGAAGCGGGGCACGAGCCCCCGGCCCCCTGAGGGTGGCCTGGGCTACAGCCAGCTGGTGAGGGGCAAAGCCCACAGGTCCCCAGGGGGGTGGGCTGTCTTGGTCACAGCCCTCACAGTGACCACCTCACTTTACAGGGGGACGATGACCTGAAGGAGACGGGCTTCCACCTCACCACCACCAACCAGGGGGCTTCGGCTGCAGGCCCTGGCTTCAGCCTCAAGTTCTGAAGCTCAGCAGCCTGGCTGGTGGTGAGgacccagacctcagccagggctgACCCCAGGCTGGGAGCGCCTCCTCTCACTTGGCTTCCACGTggtgatttttatattattttgatttGTACATTTGTAGAATTAAATTGCATTTTCCTTGCTGTGGAAGGAAAGGCTGACTGCTTGCAGCTGTGTTGACGTGCCCAGTGGGGAAGGGTGTATGTCTACAGATGCCAGTGTGAATGGACACCCCTCCCCATGGGCCAGCTTGGACTGGAGCAGCTCGGGGTTCACTGCTTGTCCATCTTGGGGCTGGAGGCCTGTCTGCGTAGATAAGCAAGGCTTTCAGACTAGCCctgtccacaggtttaggtcccagcCTCAGCCACAGCGTGCTTCATACACATGCCTTCCTGTTGAGATTCTGCAGCTAGGCTTGAGGGAAGCTCTGGGATGGCCTTGCAGCCACCTGGCCCCAAACTGCGTCCCCTGGGTGCACCCAGGAGGAGGGCTTCTGGCTACCTGGGCTTGGGGATGACTGGATCAAAAGGGACCCCATGTGGGCTGGTCCTTCCTGTTGGGTTGGCCTCCTGATCTCATCAAGGAGTGTTACCCTTGTGCAGCAGCAGATGCCCACCACTTGCCTTGGGCTTGTACCACCCCCCAAACTGGTCCTCAGCACCCACCTCGGGTGATATTATGGGCACTTGGGCCTTTGTTTGCCCTGCTGTGTTCCTGAGGCTATCTTGGCAAGGCTGTTCTCACCTTGAAGGCCATATCCTTATTCTAAGAGTCTGTGCCCCTCAGAATCCCCACATCCCAGTAGGCCAGATGGGGGCCACCCACCCAAGAAATGGCACAGACACATCAAACACAGAGCTTTATCTGTCAGGCCTCTGTGGCCCAGGAGTTGAGCTTAGCTCCTCACTCGGACACGCCAGGAGTAGGTGGTGAGCACGTGCTGGTGCCGGCGGACCACACACGTGTACGTGCCCTCGTTGACAGCGTTGGCGATGATGCTTAGGCGAGCCTCACCCAAGGCCAGGTAACCAGGGTAGGAGAATTCGAGGGGCTCCTGGTCCTTGTACCAGCTGTGGGAGGAGGGTCTTGCATGCCTGCCCTGTGCCCCTGAAGGCAGCCTGAGCCCCCAGGACATCCCCCCTCTCCTGTAGGACCCTGGGCAGCTCCACCCCCTACAACTTGGACCCTAGACAGATTCCCCCCAGGATGGGCCTGGCTAGCAGTGGTCACTTACTACACTTTGCCTTTCTTGTGGAGGATCTTCTGACCACATCGGAAGGTCACATTTCTGCCCTCTGGCACCAGCCTGGTTTTGGTCCTGGGGGGTGATGGGGTGGTGGCCACCGTGGGGAAAGGAAACTCTGCACATGGCAGGGGAAGGTGTCACATCAGTGTGCCCCTCCCCAGCCTGAGGCCACAACTGGAAGACCCAGGCATGTGAccctgccccagcccctgccccagccGTCACCATAGCAGAAGTCGCAGCTGCTGGGGCACAGCCTCTTCATGAGCCTCCTGCGGGTGTCACAAAAGCCTTTCCGTGCCCAGGATGCACACACAAACAGCCGGTCCAGGCAGCCTGAGGGAAGGGCAGCCTGGTTCAGGGCCCACCTCAAGCCTGCCCACCCCTCACGCCACCTTCTCCAAGACACCCACCGTAGAGCCGGTGCAGCCCCCACAGCTCGTCCTGAGACAGTGCCTTCCAGCCACGCAGCGTGGCGTTGAGGTGCATGAGTGCCCGGCTGTGCTGGGAGTGCATCAGGCCCAGTGCATGGCCAATCTCGTGGGCTGCCACGTGCACCAGGTCTGTGAGCCACACACCTGCTGACCCTGTGAGTTAGCTCCCTGGAGCCCCAGCCTGGCCCTGCAGCCCTCAGGCCTGACCCCCAGGCCCAGCACATCTGCTGGAGTGCGCTGTGGAGCCACCCTTGGCCACAGCCAAGGGAAGATAAGAATGTTCTGCCTGGGCGGTGAGCTCGGTCCCCAGGAATGCAGCCCCAGCTCCCCTCCAGCAGCATGGGGGAGGCAGTCTCAGGGCTGCAGGAACCAGCAGCAGCCCCACAACCTCCCTTCCCTTGCCTGCTTAACCCCAAAGAACAGGACCCTCCACACCCCAGGAACCCTTGCTCTGCTCCCAAGCCCTCCACACAGCCACCCTGGTGCAGACAGTGCACCCATGAGAGGCGGGGCACCTTTCTTCCAGCTGTAGCGTGTAGGGCCCAGGACCCAGTGCTCGCTGTCGTCAAAGTGGATGCCACCGTGTGGTGGGAAGAAGGCATGGGCCAGCTCGcccgtgggaccatcaaagcagtGGTGCAGAGCAGAGACCAGGCAGTCTGTGTGGTTGGCCGGGTAGAAGCCTGTGGAGAGGGGAGGGCTGAGATAGAgcccactgggctgggcaggggcaggggcacagCGCCCACCTATCCGCAGGTCGCTGGGCTGCTCAGGGGCCACCTCACGGAAACTGAAGGGGGAAACGTCGCTCCACATCCGGAAAGCAGCAGCCAGGCCCCGGCGAGTCTCACGGGGGCTCAGCAGATTCCGAGGGAAGGAGAGGATCCTGGGGTGAGGGTcaaggtcagggacaggggctagGCTGTGGCCGAGCCCCCACCCTAGGGCCAGGTCGCACCTGTAGGTGAGGTTGAAGTGGTCCCAACGCAACCTGGCCGGGGTCAACGTGTAGCGGCGTTTTCGGGGCACCAGCGGGGAAAATGGTCTGGGGACCTGGGCTGTAGGGACCCCTGGTGCATCCAGCGTATAGGCCTCTCTCTTCACGGGAAGAAAGTGGGCATGGGGAAGTTGTAGGGACAGTCCCCACCCCCCAGAGTTGGTACGGAAAAGGGACGGTGGAAAGGGGGGGTGGAAGAGCAATGGGGTGAGGGAGGGTTTGGACAgcgccccccccccgccctttTTAAGTTTTCTGCCTGAGCGAGAGAAAAAGGTTACTGAGAGCCGGTGGGAGTGGGAGGAGCCGGAGATAGATGCAGCCTCCCACCTCCGGTCACACTCAGACCTAGGGACTCACATCCGCATCCACAGACCCCCACCCCAGGGGGCACCGCCGGGCCGCAGACCAGACCGACTGGCGCACCTGCCTTCCACCCAGCTCACCTGCGCTGCGCTCCAGGCCTGCGCCGCAGGGGCCCCCAGCCGGGCCAGCAGCAGGAGCGCGGGGAGCAGGCACAGCCCGCCCAGCACGGCCCCGAGCCGGCGGTCCTGGACGGCCCCTGACACCTTCGGGGGGTCGCAGGCCCCGCGGCCCATGGCAGACTCGCTGTCGGGCTCGGGGCCGCTGGGGCAGCGCGGCGCGGGGACCTGGGCCATGGAGCCGCCGAGGAGCGGGGAGGGGAGGCGACGCGGGCGGCTCGGGTTACAGCccagtgggggggtgggggggcgcgGCGCCCATGAGGGGAACCAGCTGGCCTGTCGGGGAGCGGCAACGGGCGCCCCCGGGGGCTTCCGGGACTCAGGACCTGTGGCCGGTGGCGGTGGCCCAGACACGGATGCTGGGTGGGGTCGCTTGGAGTGGGATAGGCCCTGGGGCTCGCGTTTAAAGTGGCGTCATTGGGGGCTCCCATGCCGGTGAGACTCATGACGGGTTGGCTTTTTCCCCAAGTGGAGTTCCACCCTAACCCCGTGAATCCCCAGTGAGACCAGGGAGCGAAGCGCATCGTGACCCTGTAGCCAGCTCAAAAAGTGTCCCCGCGAGAGGGGAGGGGACGCAGAGCAAGGGGACGTGGCAGTGAGTATCGGGCGGCTGAAGGGGCAGGCGGCGAGGGCCCGCAGAGGGCAAGGCGTAGGGAGCTTCGAGGGTCCCGCGAAAACCCGGGAAGGGGCTGGCGGAGGGACGGGCCTTGGGCCGGGACGGACCCCCGAGGAGGCTGGCTGGAGGTGGGGAGGGTGCCAGGCCGGGAATCCCCCGCCAGGCCGCGGGGAGGGGGTTCTTGGAGCCAGGAAGACGGGAAGCGAGGCCAGACGCCGGGCGTGGAGGTCTGGAACGGCCCTGGCTGGGGGTGGGGAGCGGTGCTCAGCCTGGAAGGCTCGACGGGGCGGCCGAAGGCAATGCTGGCGGGAAGGCGGGATCCTGGGGGACGCCGGGGCAGCTGGGGGTAAGGGGCTGGGAGTTGGGGGTGAGGTCGAGGAGCTGTCTGCTCCGGGCCAGATATGGTCAACGTCCTGTCCCTCCCCATCCTCCACGCCGGCTTCGGGCCCAGGGTGACAGCGGCGTTCTGGCCAGCGGGGACAGCGCCAAACAGCTGGCGGGCGGCCGGGCTGAGCAGTGCGGGTGGTTCTTGGAAAGCGGTGGATGCAAGACTCCCCTCTTCGTGGCTAAATATCTGCTCCAACAAACCGGCCTCCCTCTGCTTGCGCCCTGCCTCTTCCACAGGACCATGTTCCCTTCGCCCCGGCCCGAGACTCGGCACCTACCCAGGAGGCCCGGGACACCGAAAGCTCCTGGCGGGGGGTCGAGGTGGGCCTTGGCTTTCCAGGGGAGGAAGGGCCACCCCGTTTGGCAGAAGGACAGCGCGGGGCCTGGGTCAGTGTCGTGCCGCACCGGTGGTGTTTCTGCCCCGGGGCAGAGTCCACCCAGGAGCAGCAACAGGACAAGGTGGGCGGCGAGGGCCACCCCAGGCTCTCCCGCCCGTGCGGCACAGGACCCCACGGCCCGCCCAGTGccccaggcaggcaggcaggcaggcagcagGCGGCAAAGTCCGAGAATCTTTTTATAAAACACAGGGGTGCGAGGCAGCTCCAGAGGGCCGCGCGTTCACACGAAGATCTGGATGCGGTCGCGGATGGGCTGGCGGCAGATGGGACAGGCGCTGAGCGCGGCGCCGCAGGGTGCGCACGCGccgtggccacactggaacacaaGGCGGATGTGGCTGTCGATGCAGATCGGGCAGGTGATGCGCTCCTCCATCTGCCGGTAGCGGCTCTGAAGCTCCTCCACCAGCTGCCGCGGCGGACCAGGCGCCGGGGTAGCACTTGCCACCTCGGAGCCGTCTGCGGGGGAATCAGCCGCAGGCGGGTAAAtcggggtgggtgggtgggtgtgcgTGCGCGCACGGCAGGGCCCCACCCATTTACCTGGACGCAGCTTCTTGTTGATGACCACCTGGCACCTGATGCACTTCTTCATCCGGCGCGCGCACTCTGCAGAGAGCAGCGCTGTTgggaggggcggggcggggcggggcggggcggcccGAGACGCCCTGGCCCTCGGCGGCCCCCACTCACCTTCGCACACAGTGCGGTGCTGGCACGGCGAGAACAGAACTAGCAGCGCCAGCTCCGAGCACACCAGACACTCAGCAGCCTCGGGCCCCGCCGTGGCAGCCACGTGCAGGTTCGTCACCGTGTTGGGAGTGCTGAGCACGTGCCTGGGGCCCGGGACCGCgctcccgccgccgccgccgccgccgcctgccTGTCGCTCCCTGCAGTTGGAGGAGGGGGCTTGAAAAGGCCCCTGGCTGTGGAGGGCTCCCCCCTGGTGGTGCGGCCTACCGGAAGCGCTGGGCGCAGCCCTGCAGAGCTTTGAGCACACGGCTCTCTGTGGCCAGGTCCAGAGGGCTTCGGCCACGATGGTTGGAATAGGTCACATCAGCACCCTCCAGTGCCAGAAAGCATGCCACCGCAGCACCCACCGTCAGCTCCGAGCTGCCTGGGAGGCCTGAGGCCTGTAGCTGGGCAGCAGGACAGATGCTGTTGAGGATGGGCGCTGGCCCAGGCCTGAGGGAAGCCTCTGGGGCGCCAGGCAGCCCCAGCAGCCTGTGCAAGGGGCACCCCTATCCTCAGGGGGGGGAAGCCAAGGGTACCCCCTTCCTGTATGAAGCTGTCAGCTCTAGGAACAGTGCAGAGGGCAGGCAAGAGAGGTGCCCTTGCTAGGCAACCTAAGGAAGGAGTTCCAAGATGCCGCCCTGGCTACCACGCCATCCCTCCCCAGGATGGCCGGGGTGCAGAATCCCCACAAGGGTTGCACAGAATGGCTTCTCTAAATCATGTCCCCACCCCAAGTTGCCCCCTTCCCCAGAGCCTGACTCCCTGGCCCGTCACCAGAGATGGAAGGTGGGCCCACCTCTCCAGCACCCACTCCTCACTTCCTCACcctggacagcagctgcaagggcCCTGGGTCCCCCCCAGCCCTGTCAGCCACCAGGGGGAGCAGCTGATGGCGCTGCAGCGCCACATGCAGGGCGGTGTCCCCCTCCTCATCCTCGGTGTCAACACTGCAACCGGCATCCACCAGCAGGGGCACCAGCCCCACATGGGCCTGCTGCACGGCCAGGTGCAATGGGGACTGGAGTTTCCGGTTGCGCACGTTCACATCACAGCGGCCCTGGGGAGTGGGGGGCAAACTCAGCCCAGAGACCCCCTTGGGCCCCTGCcttccagtgtgtgtgtggcgggggggaCCCTGCACGCACTTCTTGGATGAGGATCTGAGCCACTTCACGGTGGTTGTTGAGGGCAGCCAGATGCAGCGCGGTAAAGCCATCCTCCTTCTTGGCGTCCACCAATTGCCGGGCCCGTGCCAGAATCCTCCTGACGGCTCTGTGAGAGCAGGGAGATCATCCCCAGCCTTGGGCTGTTCCCGGGGTGGCCAGGTGGCAGGGCAGAGCCTGGCAGCCACTGGTGCCCACCCCACACTCACAGCGCGTGGCCCTTGAGGGACGCATGGTGCAAGAGTGTGAAGCCCTGGCTGTCAGCAGCAGCAACGTTGATGCCCGGAACCTCGGTGAGGACCTCCACGATGCCATTGGCGCCGGCCCCCGCGGAGATGGCAGAGTGCAGAGGCGTATTGGCATGGGCATCCTGCCAGTGGGGGCCAGTGGTCACTGAGAGGTGACTGTCCCTAGAGTCAAGCTGCCTCCTTAATCCAGGGTTGGTTAGGGTCAAGGGCACCTGGGGACCAACACTCACAGGAAGGTTGACATCACAGCCGCGCTCACATAGGATCCTCACCACCTCCAGGAAGCCCCTCTGCACAGCCAAGTGCAGTGCTGTGCTCCGGGCACCATTGAGGGCATCTGCCCCACACCCTGCACTCAGGAGCATCCGGGCAGCCTCAGGCTGGTTCCTGGTGGGAGAGGGAGTAGGAGGGAGCACTGTGCTGGCTGGACCCACAGGCACAGCCACTCTGGACCCCAGCAGCCTACCCAGCCTCACCCCAGGGCTGCATAGTGCAGTGCAGTGTGGCCCTCATCATCCAGCAGGTCCACGCCTGCCCTTGCCTGCAGCAGCAGTCGCACGAGCTCCACCTGGCCCAGGTACGAAGCCACCTGCAGGGCAGTCCTGCCCTGGTTCTTGGTGTCCACCTGTCAGGAGAGTGAGCAAGTGAGTTCAGGACCTGCCACCTTCTGGCCTTCCTGCTGGCCACTGGGAGGAGGTCAGGGAAGGGGCCTGCCTGTTCTGGGTGCCTCCGCAGCAGGTCAAGAGCCCGGGCTACATTGCCCAGCGCTGCCTCCACCACCAGCCTCCCTGGGTGCTCTGGATCACTCTTCTGAGCCCGCAGCTTGTCCAGGGCCACACTCAGTGAACCTGGGGGCAAAACTGGGTAAGTGATGGCCAAGGGCCACCCTGCCTCCCCCAGGCTCCCAGGGCTGGTGCACACTTTTGTTCTCCCGGGCACGCTCAGCCACGTCCAGATTGGTGTCCTCCTCTGGTCGGTAAGCCACCAGGCAGGAAGGACTGAAGGTCCACCGCTGCCCACCTACTGCCACACGCAGGTTCCCATCTCCAAATACCTTTACCACTTTCCCGATGCGGCCCAGGGCCTGAGGGAGAAATGTAGGGTCACGGCAAGTCTTAGCAGGGGAGGTCACAACACGGGCAAGGGGACTCACAGGGGCCATGTCATCTGTCCACTCGCCATGCCCAGCCTGCAGTCGCTTCACAGTGTCCAGGTCATCGATGACACGAACCACATCGCCCACCCAGAAGGAGTTGTGCTGGGTGACAGAGAAGCAGGTAAGGGACTCCCCCCAGCCACATGTGGCCGCCCATGGTCGGGGAGGGTACCCCCAACAAGCTCCACAGGTCAGGCAGGCATGAACCTGACCCCAGTTCCTGCCCCAAGCACAACCCAAGGGTCTGGTTGGACAAGGACCATAAGTGACCAAAGCAGCCCCAGGTGGCCCAGCCCCAGaggattggggggggggggcagctgGAGAAGCAGCTGGGCAGCGGCATCCGGATCAGACAAAAGCCGGCTCTGGGAAGGTGTGAAGCCCCCACGGCCTGTACATTGACCAGACTGCCAGTAGCACGGCGAGCGGCTTGGGGCCGCCCGGACATAGGGGCGGGGCCAAGGGCGgcgcccctccccctcccctgcgAGGAGCACAGGCGCTTGCACTGCTGGGCTCTCCACCCGCGTGTCTTGGGCTCCAAGTTCAGAGCTGAATGCTGACTCGTCCCCGCCCCAACACCTGCTCCCTCTGTCCTCCATCCCCCAAGTCCTGCTTTCCAGGCAGCTCACTGTGTCCACCTTGTCCACGCTGCTAGTGCCCACCAACCTGGGCCCAGCATCCGCCTCCCGCTCACAGGTAGCATCTTAGAAACCAAGCCCAGTACCCCACGCCTACTATGGTGTCCACCTTCCTTCCATCCTCAGGACAGACAGACCCTGGCCTTGCCTGCTGCAGCCTCAGGGTGCCTCGTCTCCTCTGGGTCTCTTCATGCCTGGATCCCCTTTTCCTCGGCCCCACCTTTACCCACCAGGCTGCCACTTCCTTCAGATCTGGGGACTCATGGGGGCACCAGGGCCATCATCCCGCCTGCCCACTCCCAGGGCTGCCGAGGTACATGGAAGGGTTACAGAAGTGAATGGGTGAAGCTCAGCCTAGCCCCTAGGCACCTTGGTGAGAGCCCCCGGGTGGAACGTCCAGCGGGTCTCGTGGTTGAACTGCACACGCACGTCCCCACGGTCGGTGATGCGGTGCACGGTGCCCGTCTGTCCGATAAACTGTGGCAGGTCGCAGAGACTATGGCTGGGGGTCCAGAGGGCTTGGGAGGGGGGGGCacacagggctcagtggggaggcAGCTCACCTCTGCCATCCTGGGGTTCCAGCCGCCATGGCCTTCCTCCATGTCCCTCAGGACGTCTATGTCCAACAGACACTTGACCTTGTCCCCACGCTGGAAGGGCTGGCCGTCCGCACTCACCCTGCGTTGCAGCTCTGCTGGCTTGCCTAGGGGGGGCGGTTGGCAAGCCAGGCCTCAGGCAGCACccccacccaggatatcacaggctAGCC is a window encoding:
- the Mmp23b gene encoding matrix metalloproteinase-23 isoform X2, which gives rise to MGRGACDPPKVSGAVQDRRLGAVLGGLCLLPALLLLARLGAPAAQAWSAAQREAYTLDAPGVPTAQVPRPFSPLVPRKRRYTLTPARLRWDHFNLTYRILSFPRNLLSPRETRRGLAAAFRMWSDVSPFSFREVAPEQPSDLRIGFYPANHTDCLVSALHHCFDGPTGELAHAFFPPHGGIHFDDSEHWVLGPTRYSWKKGVWLTDLVHVAAHEIGHALGLMHSQHSRALMHLNATLRGWKALSQDELWGLHRLYGCLDRLFVCASWARKGFCDTRRRLMKRLCPSSCDFCYEFPFPTVATTPSPPRTKTRLVPEGRNVTFRCGQKILHKKGKVYWYKDQEPLEFSYPGYLALGEARLSIIANAVNEGTYTCVVRRHQHVLTTYSWRVRVRS
- the Cdk11b gene encoding cyclin-dependent kinase 11B isoform X4 produces the protein MEERDLLSDLQDISDSERKTSSAESSSAESGSGSEEEEEEEEEEEEEEGSTSEESEEEEEEEEEEEEEEEETGSNSEEASEQSAEEVSDEEMSEEEERGDENHVLVVPESRFDRDSGDSEEGEEEVGEGTPQSSAPTEGDYVPDSPALSPIELKQELPKYLPALQGCRSVEEFQCLNRIEEGTYGVVYRAKDKKTDEIVALKRLKMEKEKEGFPITSLREINTILKAQHPNIVTVREIVVGSNMDKIYIVMNYVEHDLKSLMETMKQPFLPGEVKTLMIQLLRGVKHLHDNWILHRDLKTSNLLLSHAGILKVGDFGLAREYGSPLKAYTPVVVTLWYRAPELLLGAKEYSTAVDMWSVGCIFGELLTQKPLFPGKSEIDQINKVFKDLGTPSEKIWPGYNDLPAVKKMTFSEHPYNNLRKRFGALLSDQGFDLMNKFLTYFPGRRINAEDGLKHEYFRETPLPIDPSMFPTWPAKSEQQRVKRGTSPRPPEGGLGYSQLGDDDLKETGFHLTTTNQGASAAGPGFSLKF
- the Mmp23b gene encoding matrix metalloproteinase-23 isoform X1: MGRGACDPPKVSGAVQDRRLGAVLGGLCLLPALLLLARLGAPAAQAWSAAQREAYTLDAPGVPTAQVPRPFSPLVPRKRRYTLTPARLRWDHFNLTYRILSFPRNLLSPRETRRGLAAAFRMWSDVSPFSFREVAPEQPSDLRIGGRCAPAPAQPSGLYLSPPLSTGFYPANHTDCLVSALHHCFDGPTGELAHAFFPPHGGIHFDDSEHWVLGPTRYSWKKGVWLTDLVHVAAHEIGHALGLMHSQHSRALMHLNATLRGWKALSQDELWGLHRLYGCLDRLFVCASWARKGFCDTRRRLMKRLCPSSCDFCYEFPFPTVATTPSPPRTKTRLVPEGRNVTFRCGQKILHKKGKVYWYKDQEPLEFSYPGYLALGEARLSIIANAVNEGTYTCVVRRHQHVLTTYSWRVRVRS